The Sphaerochaeta globosa str. Buddy region TTCTGGGTGCAATAGGCACCGGTGGATAGGCGCGTTGCGTTTGCCGGGGCGGCAATTTGCTTCACCCGAAGGATGGCACTGATGAGGTCGGGAACAATTTTATCCCAGGAGACGACCAAAATCACTTGCTTCGGGCCGTAAAGCATTGCCGAAACCCGGTTGGACCTACCGTCGACGCAATAGATTTCACCGTGTTCGGTAAGTGCATTGGCGCTGCTGAGATAGGTATCGACGGAGAAACTTTTCAAAAACACCTCATCAAGCTCCGCTTTGGTGATTCCTTTCTTATAGCGGTCGTAAAAAACATACGAACCGTTTCTCAGATGGCTGAGCACCCCAGTTTCATCGAGGGTCACCGAACCGCCTACAGCTACGCTCTCGCCCT contains the following coding sequences:
- a CDS encoding lactate utilization protein yields the protein MDANKKAIKLLQVERTIKSLAKNNIEAQFVVSVSEVVPTLSTLMKEGESVAVGGSVTLDETGVLSHLRNGSYVFYDRYKKGITKAELDEVFLKSFSVDTYLSSANALTEHGEIYCVDGRSNRVSAMLYGPKQVILVVSWDKIVPDLISAILRVKQIAAPANATRLSTGAYCTQNGKCINAGCDDRHLMALSGGACEHTICSNYVVFSHQQIQGRMKVLIVGESLGY